A genomic region of Oncorhynchus mykiss isolate Arlee chromosome 2, USDA_OmykA_1.1, whole genome shotgun sequence contains the following coding sequences:
- the LOC110486531 gene encoding rho guanine nucleotide exchange factor 2 isoform X3, whose protein sequence is MAGQRKNKEKERMKEREKEAREREARYSNGHLFTSLTVSATTLCSACNKSITAKEALSCPTCNVTIHNRCRDTLANCAKMKQKQQKLALVRNSSALPNVALRTKTPMMKERPSSAIYPSDSLRQSLLGSRRVRSGLSLSKSVSTQNLAGNLNDDSPLGLRRILSQSTDSLNFRNRAMSMESLNDEGEVYYAAMLEELEREGKDFEADSWSRAVDPSYLQTHRKDVIKRQDVIYELIQTEFHHVRTLRIMEGVFRQGMLDEVLLEPGVAHAVFPCLEQLMALHTRFLSQLMTRRTHSLAPGSSTNFTINQLGDILTEQFSGQCADEMRKAYAEFCSRHPKAVKLYKELLARDKRFQHFIRRVSRGPLLRRHGIQECILLVTQRITKYPVLIQRILDNTKGSEEEAQSLAQSLSLIRDLLSSVDQQVAELERTQRLQEIRARLDPRAQAEVRGGGVFRGGELLRRTLLHEGTLLWKTQGSRLKDVQVLLMTDILVFMQEKDQKYLFPCIDKPAVLSLKNLIVRDIANQERGMFLISDSTPPEMYELHGASRDDRNNWMRLIQQTVSSCPSREDFPLIETEDKALLRRLRADIQQKDREVLELLQERVTLFSDLAEVTGGCQEVTPPTNSRNIFRADTPYAPQAEYLLTDAISEVDRLSELLLGSNIELPKSNGSTNGTNDDQNHKGAPVSNGDSISVNGTHEMKGSPASKDRNGNQLQDRPLNEEVCQRLVNLSAHLHSLQAAVIHQDSVLELRLHEGTGPASSGSSTPTPTPPNSFPRLCRSMSRDTGLDAGMVAAMGEMAMLQKQHDLLQEEVVRLRPLEARLRDSERTRAQLEQQIRDNKGRRGRRGRRGSRGSNEDIVVDVTALEQAPSKRRGSGDGEPSPVAPLACQEPVDQLDGVLEGSEEEEEESEEEADVVKVSPRSDSPRDLQDIPEESECGPEAQESKA, encoded by the exons AACAAAGAGAAGGAGCggatgaaggagagggagaaggaggcgCGGGAGCGGGAGGCGCGCTACAGCAACGGTCACCTCTTCACTTCCCTCACCGTGTCTGCCACCACCCTCTGTTCCGCCTGCAACAAAAGCATCACCGCTAAAGAGGCCCTCAGCTGCCCCA CCTGCAATGTCACCATCCACAACCGCTGTCGAGACACACTGGCCAACTGTGCCAAGATGAAACAAAAG CAACAGAAGCTAGCCCTGGTGAGGAACAGCTCCGCGCTGCCGAACGTAGCTCTGAGGACCAAAA CCCCTATGATGAAGGAGCGGCCCAGCTCAGCCATCTACCCGTCCGACAGTCTCCGTCAGTCCCTGCTGGGCTCTCGCCGTGTCCGCTctggcctctccctctccaagAGTGTCTCCACACAAAACCTTGCAGG GAATCTGAATGACGACTCACCGTTGGGGCTGCGGAGGATCCTGTCTCAGTCCACAGACTCCCTGAACTTCAGAAACAGAGCCATGTCAATGGAGTCCCTCAACGACGAGGGGGAGGTGTACTATGCTGCCATGTTGGAGGagctggagagggaggggaaggactTTGAGGCTGACTCGTGGAGCCGGGCCGTAGACCCCTCCTACCTGCAGACGCACCGCAAAGACGTCATCAAGAGACAGGACGTCATCTATG AGCTGATCCAGACAGAGTTCCACCACGTGAGGACCCTGCGGATCATGGAGGGGGTGTTCCGGCAGGGCATGCTGGACGAGGTGCTGCTGGAGCCGGGCGTGGCGCACGCTGTCTTCCCCTGTCTGGAGCAGCTGATGGCGCTACACACACGTTTCCTTTCCCAGCTTATGACACGACGCACACACAGTCTAGCCCCCGGGAGCAGTACCAACTTCACTATCAACCAACTGGGGGATATACTAACTGAACAG TTCTCAGGGCAGTGTGCAGATGAGATGAGGAAAGCCTATGCTGAGTTCTGTAGCCGCCACCCCAAAGCTGTGAAACTATACAAGGAACTGCTGGCCAGAGACAAGAGGTTTCAGCACTTCATacgg AGGGTAAGCCGGGGGCCCCTGCTGCGTCGCCATGGCATCCAGGAGTGCATCCTGCTGGTGACTCAACGCATCACCAAATACCCTGTCCTAATCCAGCGCATCCTGGACAACACCAAGG gcAGTGAAGAGGAGGCCCAGTCCTTAGCCCAGTCCCTGTCTCTGATCCGGGACTTGTTGAGCTCTGTGGACCAGCAGGTGGCAGAGCTGGAGCGGACCCAGAGGCTCCAGGAGATCAGGGCCAGATTGGACCCCCGGGCCCAGGCAGAGGTCAGGGGAGGAGGGGTGTTCAGGGGAGGGGAACTGCTCCGCAGGACGCTCCTCCACGAGGGCACACTGCTGTGGAAGACGCAAGGATCCAGACTcaaag ACGTGCAGGTCCTGCTGATGACAGACATCCTGGTGTTCATGCAGGAGAAGGACCAGAAGTATTTATTCCCCTGCATA gacaaGCCTGCAGTGTTGTCTCTGAAGAACCTGATCGTGAGGGACATAGCCAATCAGGAGCGAGGGATGTTCCTGATCAGTGACTCCACCCCCCCAGAGATGTACGAGCTGCACGGCGCCTCACGAGACGACAGGAACAACTGGATGAGACTCATACAGCAGACAGTCAGCAG ctgtCCGTCCAGAGAGGACTTCCCCCTGATAGAGACAGAGGACAAGGCCTTACTGCGCCGACTCAGAG CTGACATCCAGCAGAAGGACAGGGAGGTGCTGGAGCTCCTCCAGGAGAGAGTGACTCTGTTCTCTGACCTGGCTGAGGTCACCGGTGGGTGTCAGGAGGTCACGCCCCCCACCAACTCTAGGAACATCTTCCGGGCCGACACACCCTACGCACCCCAGGCGGAATACCTACTCACCGACGCCATCTCAGAGG TTGACAGGCTCAGTGAGTTGCTGCTGGGCTCCAACATAGAGCTTCCCAAGTCCAATGGTAGCACCAACGGTACCAATGATGACCAGAACCACAAAGGGGCGCCAGTGAGCA ATGGAGATTCGATCTCCGTCAACGGGACTCATGAAATGAAAGGAAGTCCAGCGTCCAAG GACAGAAATGGTAACCAGCTACAGGACAGACCCCTAAATGAGGAGGTGTGTCAGAGGCTTGTGAACCTCAGTGCTCATCTCCACTCTCTACAG gccGCCGTCATTCACCAAGACTCTGTCCTCGAGCTCCGCCTCCATGAGGGCACTGGCCCTGCCTCCTCAGGTTCCTCCACTCCCACCCCCACTCCTCCAAACTCCTTCCCCAGGCTGTGCCGTTCCATGTCACGTGACACAGGTCTGGATGCGGGCATGGTGGCAGCCATGGGGGAGATGGCCATGCTCCAGAAGCAGCATGATCTGCTGCAGGAGGAGGTGGTGAGGCTGCGCCCCCTGGAGGCCAGGCTGAGGGACAGCGAGAGGACCAGGGCTCAGCTGGAGCAGCAGATCAGGGACAATAAGggcaggaggggaaggaggggcaGGAGGGGCAGCAGAGGCAGCAACGAAGACATTGTGGTGGATGTTACAGCCTTAGAGCAG GCTCCCTCTAAAAGGAGAGGAAGTGGTGATGGCGAGCCCAGCCCTGTCGCCCCATTGGCCTGTCAGGAACCAGTGGACCAATTGGACGGCGTACTGGAAGgcagtgaggaggaagaggaggagtcagAGGAAGAGGCGGATGTAGTGAAGGTTTCACCACGCTCTGACAGTCCAAGAG
- the LOC110486531 gene encoding rho guanine nucleotide exchange factor 2 isoform X2 codes for MSRVTEPLPKTRQERMKEINLRNKEKERMKEREKEAREREARYSNGHLFTSLTVSATTLCSACNKSITAKEALSCPTCNVTIHNRCRDTLANCAKMKQKQQKLALVRNSSALPNVALRTKTPMMKERPSSAIYPSDSLRQSLLGSRRVRSGLSLSKSVSTQNLAGNLNDDSPLGLRRILSQSTDSLNFRNRAMSMESLNDEGEVYYAAMLEELEREGKDFEADSWSRAVDPSYLQTHRKDVIKRQDVIYELIQTEFHHVRTLRIMEGVFRQGMLDEVLLEPGVAHAVFPCLEQLMALHTRFLSQLMTRRTHSLAPGSSTNFTINQLGDILTEQFSGQCADEMRKAYAEFCSRHPKAVKLYKELLARDKRFQHFIRRVSRGPLLRRHGIQECILLVTQRITKYPVLIQRILDNTKGSEEEAQSLAQSLSLIRDLLSSVDQQVAELERTQRLQEIRARLDPRAQAEVRGGGVFRGGELLRRTLLHEGTLLWKTQGSRLKDVQVLLMTDILVFMQEKDQKYLFPCIDKPAVLSLKNLIVRDIANQERGMFLISDSTPPEMYELHGASRDDRNNWMRLIQQTVSSCPSREDFPLIETEDKALLRRLRADIQQKDREVLELLQERVTLFSDLAEVTGGCQEVTPPTNSRNIFRADTPYAPQAEYLLTDAISEVDRLSELLLGSNIELPKSNGSTNGTNDDQNHKGAPVSNGDSISVNGTHEMKGSPASKDRNGNQLQDRPLNEEVCQRLVNLSAHLHSLQAAVIHQDSVLELRLHEGTGPASSGSSTPTPTPPNSFPRLCRSMSRDTGLDAGMVAAMGEMAMLQKQHDLLQEEVVRLRPLEARLRDSERTRAQLEQQIRDNKGRRGRRGRRGSRGSNEDIVVDVTALEQAPSKRRGSGDGEPSPVAPLACQEPVDQLDGVLEGSEEEEEESEEEADVVKVSPRSDSPRDLQDIPEESECGPEAQESKA; via the exons AACAAAGAGAAGGAGCggatgaaggagagggagaaggaggcgCGGGAGCGGGAGGCGCGCTACAGCAACGGTCACCTCTTCACTTCCCTCACCGTGTCTGCCACCACCCTCTGTTCCGCCTGCAACAAAAGCATCACCGCTAAAGAGGCCCTCAGCTGCCCCA CCTGCAATGTCACCATCCACAACCGCTGTCGAGACACACTGGCCAACTGTGCCAAGATGAAACAAAAG CAACAGAAGCTAGCCCTGGTGAGGAACAGCTCCGCGCTGCCGAACGTAGCTCTGAGGACCAAAA CCCCTATGATGAAGGAGCGGCCCAGCTCAGCCATCTACCCGTCCGACAGTCTCCGTCAGTCCCTGCTGGGCTCTCGCCGTGTCCGCTctggcctctccctctccaagAGTGTCTCCACACAAAACCTTGCAGG GAATCTGAATGACGACTCACCGTTGGGGCTGCGGAGGATCCTGTCTCAGTCCACAGACTCCCTGAACTTCAGAAACAGAGCCATGTCAATGGAGTCCCTCAACGACGAGGGGGAGGTGTACTATGCTGCCATGTTGGAGGagctggagagggaggggaaggactTTGAGGCTGACTCGTGGAGCCGGGCCGTAGACCCCTCCTACCTGCAGACGCACCGCAAAGACGTCATCAAGAGACAGGACGTCATCTATG AGCTGATCCAGACAGAGTTCCACCACGTGAGGACCCTGCGGATCATGGAGGGGGTGTTCCGGCAGGGCATGCTGGACGAGGTGCTGCTGGAGCCGGGCGTGGCGCACGCTGTCTTCCCCTGTCTGGAGCAGCTGATGGCGCTACACACACGTTTCCTTTCCCAGCTTATGACACGACGCACACACAGTCTAGCCCCCGGGAGCAGTACCAACTTCACTATCAACCAACTGGGGGATATACTAACTGAACAG TTCTCAGGGCAGTGTGCAGATGAGATGAGGAAAGCCTATGCTGAGTTCTGTAGCCGCCACCCCAAAGCTGTGAAACTATACAAGGAACTGCTGGCCAGAGACAAGAGGTTTCAGCACTTCATacgg AGGGTAAGCCGGGGGCCCCTGCTGCGTCGCCATGGCATCCAGGAGTGCATCCTGCTGGTGACTCAACGCATCACCAAATACCCTGTCCTAATCCAGCGCATCCTGGACAACACCAAGG gcAGTGAAGAGGAGGCCCAGTCCTTAGCCCAGTCCCTGTCTCTGATCCGGGACTTGTTGAGCTCTGTGGACCAGCAGGTGGCAGAGCTGGAGCGGACCCAGAGGCTCCAGGAGATCAGGGCCAGATTGGACCCCCGGGCCCAGGCAGAGGTCAGGGGAGGAGGGGTGTTCAGGGGAGGGGAACTGCTCCGCAGGACGCTCCTCCACGAGGGCACACTGCTGTGGAAGACGCAAGGATCCAGACTcaaag ACGTGCAGGTCCTGCTGATGACAGACATCCTGGTGTTCATGCAGGAGAAGGACCAGAAGTATTTATTCCCCTGCATA gacaaGCCTGCAGTGTTGTCTCTGAAGAACCTGATCGTGAGGGACATAGCCAATCAGGAGCGAGGGATGTTCCTGATCAGTGACTCCACCCCCCCAGAGATGTACGAGCTGCACGGCGCCTCACGAGACGACAGGAACAACTGGATGAGACTCATACAGCAGACAGTCAGCAG ctgtCCGTCCAGAGAGGACTTCCCCCTGATAGAGACAGAGGACAAGGCCTTACTGCGCCGACTCAGAG CTGACATCCAGCAGAAGGACAGGGAGGTGCTGGAGCTCCTCCAGGAGAGAGTGACTCTGTTCTCTGACCTGGCTGAGGTCACCGGTGGGTGTCAGGAGGTCACGCCCCCCACCAACTCTAGGAACATCTTCCGGGCCGACACACCCTACGCACCCCAGGCGGAATACCTACTCACCGACGCCATCTCAGAGG TTGACAGGCTCAGTGAGTTGCTGCTGGGCTCCAACATAGAGCTTCCCAAGTCCAATGGTAGCACCAACGGTACCAATGATGACCAGAACCACAAAGGGGCGCCAGTGAGCA ATGGAGATTCGATCTCCGTCAACGGGACTCATGAAATGAAAGGAAGTCCAGCGTCCAAG GACAGAAATGGTAACCAGCTACAGGACAGACCCCTAAATGAGGAGGTGTGTCAGAGGCTTGTGAACCTCAGTGCTCATCTCCACTCTCTACAG gccGCCGTCATTCACCAAGACTCTGTCCTCGAGCTCCGCCTCCATGAGGGCACTGGCCCTGCCTCCTCAGGTTCCTCCACTCCCACCCCCACTCCTCCAAACTCCTTCCCCAGGCTGTGCCGTTCCATGTCACGTGACACAGGTCTGGATGCGGGCATGGTGGCAGCCATGGGGGAGATGGCCATGCTCCAGAAGCAGCATGATCTGCTGCAGGAGGAGGTGGTGAGGCTGCGCCCCCTGGAGGCCAGGCTGAGGGACAGCGAGAGGACCAGGGCTCAGCTGGAGCAGCAGATCAGGGACAATAAGggcaggaggggaaggaggggcaGGAGGGGCAGCAGAGGCAGCAACGAAGACATTGTGGTGGATGTTACAGCCTTAGAGCAG GCTCCCTCTAAAAGGAGAGGAAGTGGTGATGGCGAGCCCAGCCCTGTCGCCCCATTGGCCTGTCAGGAACCAGTGGACCAATTGGACGGCGTACTGGAAGgcagtgaggaggaagaggaggagtcagAGGAAGAGGCGGATGTAGTGAAGGTTTCACCACGCTCTGACAGTCCAAGAG